A stretch of Chitinophaga caeni DNA encodes these proteins:
- a CDS encoding RagB/SusD family nutrient uptake outer membrane protein, producing the protein MKKHFSKYIIAPGLILALGMSACTKDFLDKKPISEALPEDVTAQPLLDAAYNNMYDEYYTNDYLVNGDVMSDNAYAGGDNVANFSIDKYTVNSTNGNVVRDWRYLYTDIKNCNLILNFVPTMQDPNITEERREQILGEASFLRAWHYFNLVRSWKEMPIPTEVPSNLGEMYLPKQSSDSVFKRILADLDFAATRVRSTSELANGRDSISTGAVNALYAKVYATMPNPDWNKVVEYCTKVEDAGYILEPEFAKLFAMGTVNNPESIWETQYDGVVHQNWIAGMNTPFMWGDWKKFNIPSHTIVNAYLDEKDTVRYKASIVYVTPSWTDDYWGIPTPVIGKYTDSEGRNTTYRLRLADILLLKAEALVELNQLADAPGGAAYYINMVRQRAHLGKTTATTKEDLKLAVEKERQLELAFEGHRMFDLIRTKRAVTVMNSVKDGDGNPLNYNVTEDELYFPMSQTEIDNNPNINN; encoded by the coding sequence ATGAAGAAACATTTCTCAAAATATATCATAGCTCCCGGCCTAATTTTGGCACTGGGCATGTCGGCATGTACCAAGGACTTTTTGGATAAAAAACCGATTTCGGAAGCATTACCAGAAGACGTTACAGCACAACCTTTGCTCGATGCTGCTTATAATAACATGTATGATGAATATTACACGAACGACTACCTTGTGAACGGCGATGTAATGTCTGATAATGCATATGCGGGCGGCGATAATGTGGCCAACTTCTCGATAGATAAATACACCGTAAACTCTACCAATGGTAACGTGGTGCGCGATTGGAGGTATTTATATACAGATATCAAGAATTGTAACCTGATTCTTAACTTCGTGCCAACCATGCAAGACCCCAATATTACGGAGGAACGCAGGGAACAAATTTTGGGCGAAGCAAGTTTTCTAAGGGCTTGGCATTATTTCAACCTTGTTAGGTCCTGGAAAGAAATGCCAATTCCTACTGAAGTTCCTTCCAATTTAGGCGAAATGTATTTGCCGAAACAATCATCCGACTCGGTATTTAAAAGAATCCTAGCTGATCTTGATTTTGCGGCAACCAGGGTGCGTTCAACTTCTGAATTGGCCAATGGTCGCGACTCCATCTCTACCGGGGCTGTTAATGCATTGTATGCCAAAGTTTATGCTACGATGCCAAACCCTGACTGGAATAAAGTTGTAGAATACTGCACTAAGGTCGAGGATGCCGGTTATATCCTGGAACCCGAATTTGCAAAACTGTTTGCAATGGGAACCGTCAATAATCCTGAATCTATTTGGGAAACGCAATATGATGGCGTAGTACACCAAAACTGGATTGCCGGGATGAATACACCGTTCATGTGGGGCGATTGGAAGAAATTCAACATTCCTTCACATACGATCGTCAATGCTTACCTTGATGAAAAAGATACCGTACGTTACAAAGCAAGCATCGTGTATGTAACGCCAAGTTGGACAGATGATTATTGGGGTATACCAACCCCGGTTATCGGTAAGTATACCGACTCCGAAGGACGTAATACTACTTACCGTCTACGTTTAGCCGATATTCTCTTATTAAAAGCGGAAGCATTGGTAGAACTGAACCAGCTTGCTGATGCCCCGGGTGGCGCTGCATACTATATTAACATGGTTCGTCAAAGGGCGCACCTGGGCAAAACAACCGCAACAACAAAAGAAGATCTGAAATTAGCTGTTGAGAAAGAAAGACAATTGGAACTCGCTTTCGAAGGGCACCGTATGTTTGACCTGATCCGCACTAAAAGAGCGGTAACTGTCATGAACTCGGTTAAAGACGGCGATGGCAATCCTTTGAATTACAATGTAACAGAAGATGAATTGTACTTCCCTATGTCTCAAACTGAAATAGACAACAACCCTAATATTAATAACTAA
- a CDS encoding glycoside hydrolase family 30 protein: MKHLPLLACVFSLIFTCCNNPAQQGDPVKVWITKADQSALLELQNQDIRFQPATQDSGIVIKVDTTQKFQEIDGFGYTVTGGSARMINQMSATAKQKLLQELFGDKDGIQVSYIRISIGASDLNDHAFSYDDVPSGQTDLSLSHFSLAPDMANGTGLIPLLKEIIAIRPGIKILGSPWSPPVWMKDNGNSIGGSLKKEYYPVYADYFVKYLQAMEAEGIHLDAITIQNEPLHDGNNPSLKMVAEDQRDFVKNNLGPAFEKAGIKTKIIVYDHNLDKPDYPVTILADTAAAKYVDGSAFHLYAGEESAMSKVHEAYPNKNLYFTEQWTGSLTPFSKDLLWHTKHVMIGTLRNWSRIALAWNLASDSAYLPHTPGGCSQCKGALTITGDEVTRNVAYYTIAHASKFIPVGSVRVASNSDGPIHTVAFITPGGGKVLLAMNESKEAVKVDIQFKGKSIIYTFPAETILTFNW; encoded by the coding sequence ATGAAGCATTTACCTTTATTGGCTTGCGTGTTCTCATTAATATTTACTTGCTGTAATAACCCGGCGCAACAAGGGGATCCGGTAAAAGTATGGATAACCAAAGCTGATCAATCTGCCCTGCTGGAATTACAAAACCAAGATATCCGCTTTCAACCTGCTACCCAAGATTCCGGCATCGTGATTAAAGTTGATACCACTCAAAAATTCCAGGAAATTGATGGCTTCGGTTATACCGTCACAGGTGGTAGTGCCAGGATGATTAACCAGATGTCTGCCACTGCAAAACAAAAACTTTTACAAGAGCTCTTCGGTGATAAAGATGGTATACAAGTAAGTTATATCCGCATCAGCATCGGCGCGTCCGACCTGAATGACCATGCCTTTAGTTACGATGATGTACCTTCCGGGCAAACGGATTTGTCGTTATCACATTTCTCCCTGGCACCCGATATGGCCAATGGTACCGGACTAATTCCATTGTTAAAAGAAATTATTGCTATCCGTCCAGGTATCAAGATATTAGGTTCGCCATGGAGCCCCCCGGTTTGGATGAAAGATAATGGTAATTCGATCGGCGGTTCATTGAAAAAAGAGTACTACCCGGTTTATGCGGATTATTTCGTAAAATATTTACAGGCAATGGAGGCCGAAGGCATTCATCTCGATGCAATTACCATCCAAAATGAACCTTTGCATGACGGGAATAATCCAAGCCTGAAGATGGTAGCGGAAGATCAAAGAGATTTTGTCAAAAATAACCTCGGACCGGCTTTCGAGAAGGCAGGTATCAAAACAAAAATCATTGTTTACGATCACAATCTTGATAAGCCCGATTACCCGGTGACTATACTAGCCGATACCGCGGCAGCTAAGTATGTAGACGGTTCTGCTTTCCATCTGTATGCAGGCGAGGAATCGGCCATGTCGAAAGTACACGAGGCCTATCCAAACAAAAATTTATACTTCACCGAGCAATGGACTGGTTCACTTACCCCGTTCAGTAAAGATTTATTATGGCATACTAAGCACGTAATGATTGGTACCTTGCGCAATTGGAGCCGCATTGCCCTTGCATGGAACCTTGCCAGCGACTCTGCTTATCTGCCGCATACTCCCGGTGGTTGTTCCCAATGCAAAGGTGCCTTAACGATAACAGGTGATGAGGTTACAAGAAATGTAGCTTATTATACGATTGCACATGCCTCCAAATTTATACCCGTTGGTTCGGTGCGTGTAGCTTCCAATTCGGACGGCCCCATTCATACCGTGGCATTTATAACACCCGGCGGGGGAAAAGTATTATTAGCAATGAATGAAAGCAAAGAAGCCGTAAAAGTTGATATACAATTTAAAGGTAAATCAATCATATACACTTTCCCTGCTGAAACTATTCTTACCTTTAACTGGTAA
- a CDS encoding glycoside hydrolase family 30 protein: protein MMKKLLLPFAVLAFTACQQQAKQEGSENKALPISNPGSVTVYTTADSAGLRIAKTASLPFVDMPQPLETQPCIFIDPRNQFQTITGIGAALTDAAAETFAKLPTGKQQEFLKAYFDTTAGNGYTMARTHINSCDFSSGSYTYVKDGDTALTSFDISHDKQYRIPFIKQCIAAAGGKLGMLVSPWSPPAFMKDNNNMLEGGKLKPGYRQHWADYYVKFIRAYEAEGIPVWGLTVQNEPMAKQRWESCIYSAEDERDFIKAYLGPTLQKNGMQDKKLIAWDHNRDLIFQRASTILNDPEAAKYVWGIGFHWYETWTGGDMQFDNLRLVHQAFPGKHLVFTEGCKEKFNLDSVYNWSLGERYGNSMINDFNNGTVAWIDWNILLDETGGPNHVGNLCFAPVHADTRSGELIYTNAYYYIGHFSKFVRPGAKRIAASSSRSQLQTTAFQNIDGSIVVVVLNTTSQRIPYNLWINGRAAATESMPHSIVSLVL from the coding sequence ATGATGAAAAAGCTTCTTTTACCTTTTGCTGTTTTAGCTTTTACTGCTTGCCAACAACAGGCGAAGCAGGAGGGTTCGGAAAACAAAGCGCTCCCGATAAGTAATCCTGGATCCGTGACTGTTTATACCACGGCAGATTCCGCCGGTTTACGCATTGCCAAAACGGCAAGCTTACCGTTCGTAGATATGCCGCAACCCTTGGAAACACAGCCTTGCATTTTTATCGATCCAAGGAATCAATTCCAAACTATTACAGGTATAGGCGCTGCTTTAACCGATGCGGCAGCAGAAACTTTCGCAAAGCTTCCAACAGGAAAGCAACAGGAATTTTTAAAAGCATATTTTGATACAACCGCGGGAAATGGTTATACCATGGCCCGCACGCATATCAACAGTTGCGATTTTTCAAGTGGTTCTTATACATATGTGAAAGATGGCGATACAGCCTTAACCAGCTTCGATATCTCCCATGATAAACAATACCGTATTCCATTTATCAAGCAATGTATTGCCGCGGCCGGGGGGAAGCTCGGGATGCTCGTAAGTCCTTGGAGCCCGCCTGCATTCATGAAGGACAACAACAACATGTTGGAAGGTGGCAAATTAAAACCGGGGTACCGTCAACATTGGGCTGATTATTACGTAAAGTTCATCCGGGCTTACGAAGCGGAAGGTATCCCGGTTTGGGGTTTAACCGTGCAGAATGAACCGATGGCCAAGCAACGCTGGGAATCCTGCATCTATTCTGCCGAAGACGAACGTGACTTTATCAAGGCTTACCTGGGACCTACTTTGCAAAAGAACGGCATGCAAGATAAAAAGCTGATAGCGTGGGATCATAACCGTGACCTGATCTTCCAAAGGGCCAGTACCATCCTGAACGATCCCGAAGCGGCCAAATACGTTTGGGGCATCGGCTTCCATTGGTACGAAACCTGGACCGGCGGCGATATGCAATTCGATAACCTAAGATTGGTTCATCAAGCTTTCCCGGGCAAACATTTAGTTTTTACGGAAGGTTGCAAAGAGAAGTTCAACCTGGATAGCGTGTATAATTGGTCCCTGGGAGAACGTTACGGTAATTCTATGATCAATGATTTCAACAATGGCACCGTGGCATGGATCGACTGGAATATCCTTCTTGACGAAACCGGTGGACCTAACCACGTGGGCAACCTCTGCTTCGCGCCTGTTCATGCAGATACCCGTAGCGGGGAGTTGATCTACACCAATGCATATTATTACATTGGTCATTTCAGCAAATTCGTTCGCCCCGGTGCAAAAAGAATCGCCGCATCGTCTAGCAGGTCACAATTACAGACAACTGCATTTCAAAATATTGATGGAAGTATTGTAGTAGTAGTATTAAATACTACTTCGCAAAGAATTCCTTACAACTTATGGATCAATGGAAGGGCTGCCGCTACTGAAAGTATGCCGCATTCTATTGTAAGCTTAGTACTATAA
- a CDS encoding adenylosuccinate synthetase, whose product MQFSIVLDTGFGDAGKGLTIDFLASRSNEKVLVCRFSGGHQVGHTVALDKRRHTFSNFGAGTFRGIPTYYSEYTTIFPPATMVEYEHLRTFQPQLFVHPLCMVTTMYDVAYNRASERLQKHGSCGVGFGATVERNACGVTLYAKDLLFPWMFEQRLQGVKHYYEQKTGNTSQPGLVDLYKNELEDYDEEKYIEFCQQSLRFTRVIPFGQLYNSYQHIIFEGSQGILLDQAHGIHPHTTWSGTTSQNALSIIQSVNVDIKDIEIYYVSRCYQTRHGNGPMSNNEKLSLINTEGETNIENDFQGAFRVSKLDPGLIRYSIMTDQVYHGEQSIRKNLVITCLDQLPGFDIDELLNQLPFDFCAVWTSYGPSATDVSKFR is encoded by the coding sequence ATGCAATTTTCAATCGTTTTAGATACTGGCTTCGGTGATGCAGGGAAAGGACTTACTATTGACTTCCTTGCATCCCGAAGTAATGAAAAAGTGCTAGTATGCCGGTTTTCAGGCGGTCATCAAGTGGGGCATACCGTTGCGCTGGATAAGCGTAGACATACATTCAGCAACTTTGGTGCAGGCACTTTTAGAGGTATTCCTACCTATTATTCAGAATATACGACCATCTTTCCTCCCGCTACAATGGTGGAATACGAACATTTACGCACATTTCAACCACAATTGTTTGTACATCCGCTTTGCATGGTGACGACTATGTACGATGTGGCTTATAACCGGGCCTCCGAACGGTTACAAAAACATGGTAGCTGCGGCGTTGGTTTTGGAGCAACCGTTGAAAGGAACGCCTGTGGCGTTACGCTTTATGCGAAGGATCTACTTTTTCCATGGATGTTTGAGCAACGGTTACAAGGTGTAAAGCATTATTATGAACAGAAAACCGGGAATACGTCGCAACCGGGTTTAGTTGATTTGTATAAAAATGAACTTGAAGATTATGATGAAGAAAAATATATAGAGTTTTGTCAACAATCCCTTCGTTTTACAAGGGTTATTCCCTTCGGGCAGTTATACAATTCTTACCAGCATATTATATTTGAAGGTAGCCAAGGGATATTATTGGATCAAGCACATGGCATCCATCCCCATACTACCTGGAGCGGTACTACTTCCCAAAATGCACTCTCCATCATACAATCCGTTAATGTTGATATAAAGGATATCGAAATCTATTATGTAAGTAGATGCTATCAGACGCGCCATGGCAATGGGCCAATGTCGAATAATGAGAAGCTAAGTCTAATAAATACGGAAGGGGAAACAAATATAGAAAATGATTTCCAAGGAGCCTTTAGGGTTTCAAAATTAGATCCCGGTTTAATAAGGTATAGTATCATGACGGACCAAGTGTATCACGGGGAACAATCGATCCGGAAAAACCTTGTTATCACTTGCTTGGATCAATTACCGGGCTTCGATATTGATGAACTGTTAAATCAATTGCCGTTTGATTTCTGCGCTGTATGGACCAGTTACGGTCCCAGTGCAACCGATGTATCGAAGTTTCGTTAA
- a CDS encoding DNA cytosine methyltransferase has product MSVKFYLDKADKRDCAPIHLVLRHKSVQIKVATGEKVHKSEWDPQSQLVDEKHPHHKEINRYLFFLKEQVIHFMDTAAPAQLTEKKLKVKILSFVKGRKANNDKTILPATSDFEKGKQKFTFLDLFAGAGGFSEGFLQAQFKDKIFDFLLASDINENCELTHLARYNYQLGLDVAFLRQDISEPGFLDNLVKSLDGKTVDVVCGGPPCQSFSLAGKRSKFDKKDELFAHYLKVIRQLRPKYFVMENVKGILTKERGKIKEMILQEIRSIIDLNDFHILLDFIKRLGKQTKKSTFLLNCYLDRLQFETAIDKELDELKSKYILLVEKKFKQLTPKIVSYKESKTSIHINTIRHGFKLLERSRELTALKKRVIHEKSSSDLDNDLFVGDFNAFLTAIDPGYIIERIQKAFQFLSPSKEYKADVDELLASLKIYTTTFDDCMQGLKPYVKEAKASREFEQILNQIRLYNIEEPFVAHAADYGVPQNRERVLFIGCRKDQSPVKEVPPTVSAKERVTVFEALHDLDFINMGEEKFQYEEVDLKAKYNGSSKVMAALLKKRDLDGSMNAKSGLSYSDWSKKGRLSGRFPHAKHPFFVKHATELSNIQSHFVAPLLNHKTSKQNSSVVKRLEVILQEGDYDLAKKRLRTEGLASDKRSYNVLKPNQQSPTVVTIPDDYIHYASPRALTVREMARLQSFDDSFVFQGKRATGGIKRKMEVPQFTLVGNAVPPLLARAVAQEILKHIH; this is encoded by the coding sequence ATGAGTGTAAAATTTTACTTAGATAAGGCTGACAAAAGGGATTGTGCGCCCATCCACCTAGTATTGCGCCATAAATCTGTGCAAATAAAAGTGGCTACCGGGGAGAAAGTCCATAAATCGGAATGGGATCCCCAGTCGCAGTTGGTAGATGAAAAACATCCCCATCATAAGGAAATAAACAGGTACCTGTTTTTCTTGAAAGAGCAGGTAATACATTTTATGGACACGGCCGCTCCGGCACAACTAACGGAGAAAAAGTTGAAGGTGAAAATTTTGTCTTTTGTAAAAGGACGAAAGGCTAATAATGATAAGACGATCCTCCCGGCTACTTCTGATTTCGAAAAAGGTAAACAGAAGTTTACTTTCCTGGATTTATTTGCCGGCGCCGGCGGCTTTAGCGAAGGATTTTTACAAGCACAATTCAAGGACAAAATATTCGATTTCTTATTGGCTAGCGATATTAACGAAAATTGCGAGTTGACACACCTTGCCCGGTATAATTACCAGCTAGGCTTGGATGTAGCCTTTTTACGGCAAGATATCAGCGAACCGGGGTTCTTGGATAACCTGGTTAAATCATTAGATGGAAAAACGGTGGACGTAGTATGCGGCGGCCCGCCCTGCCAAAGCTTCAGCCTTGCAGGTAAACGCAGCAAATTTGATAAGAAAGATGAACTTTTTGCCCATTACCTGAAAGTGATTCGTCAATTACGACCTAAGTACTTCGTAATGGAGAATGTAAAAGGCATCCTGACCAAGGAAAGGGGGAAAATCAAGGAAATGATCTTGCAGGAAATACGTTCGATCATTGACCTGAATGACTTTCATATCCTGTTGGATTTTATTAAACGACTGGGGAAGCAAACGAAAAAATCGACATTCCTGCTCAACTGTTACCTGGACCGCCTGCAATTTGAAACCGCGATCGACAAAGAACTGGATGAGTTAAAAAGCAAATACATCCTGCTCGTTGAAAAGAAATTCAAACAGCTTACGCCTAAAATCGTAAGCTATAAAGAAAGTAAAACAAGTATCCATATCAATACGATCCGCCACGGATTTAAATTGCTCGAAAGGAGCCGCGAACTTACTGCCCTAAAGAAAAGGGTGATCCATGAGAAGTCGTCCAGTGACCTTGATAACGATTTGTTCGTCGGTGATTTCAACGCTTTTCTTACGGCGATAGACCCCGGGTATATCATCGAAAGAATCCAGAAAGCATTCCAATTCTTATCCCCTTCCAAGGAATATAAGGCTGATGTAGATGAATTGCTCGCCAGTCTCAAAATATATACTACCACGTTTGATGATTGCATGCAAGGTTTAAAGCCGTATGTAAAGGAAGCAAAAGCATCGCGGGAGTTTGAACAGATTCTTAACCAAATTAGGCTTTACAATATCGAAGAGCCGTTTGTAGCGCATGCCGCTGATTACGGTGTGCCGCAAAACAGGGAAAGGGTGCTGTTCATCGGCTGTAGGAAAGATCAATCCCCGGTGAAAGAAGTGCCGCCAACAGTATCGGCCAAGGAACGTGTCACCGTGTTCGAAGCGTTGCATGATCTTGATTTCATCAATATGGGCGAGGAAAAATTCCAATACGAGGAAGTGGATTTAAAAGCGAAATATAATGGAAGCTCCAAGGTAATGGCCGCATTACTTAAGAAACGTGATCTCGATGGCAGTATGAATGCTAAGTCCGGTTTGTCTTATTCCGATTGGTCTAAAAAAGGACGGTTGTCAGGCAGGTTTCCACATGCAAAGCATCCCTTTTTCGTAAAGCATGCAACAGAACTGAGTAATATCCAATCACATTTTGTAGCACCTTTACTAAATCATAAAACCAGCAAACAAAATAGTTCCGTTGTAAAAAGATTGGAGGTGATCTTGCAAGAAGGCGATTATGATTTGGCAAAGAAACGATTAAGGACCGAAGGACTCGCTTCCGATAAAAGAAGCTATAACGTGCTAAAGCCAAACCAACAAAGCCCTACCGTTGTCACCATCCCCGATGATTATATCCATTACGCCAGCCCGAGGGCATTAACAGTGCGGGAAATGGCCCGCTTGCAATCGTTCGACGACTCTTTTGTTTTCCAAGGGAAAAGAGCTACCGGTGGAATAAAACGAAAAATGGAAGTGCCGCAATTTACCCTGGTCGGCAATGCGGTTCCGCCGCTGTTAGCGCGTGCCGTGGCGCAGGAAATATTAAAACATATTCATTAA
- a CDS encoding 2-oxoacid:acceptor oxidoreductase subunit alpha: MPNTTIEQLEDVVIKFAGDSGDGMQLTGSQFTNNTALVGNDLSTFPDFPAEIRAPQGTLAGVSGFQLHFSSNRIFTPGDACDVLVAMNAAALKANLKGLKKGGIIIANSDGFDSKNLRLANYPDGINPLEDGSLVDYQLHTIDVTKMTREALKETTLGMKEKDRAKNMFVLGFIYWLYNRDMSSTEDFLKEKFGKKPEILESNLKVLHAGYHFGETVEAFATRYKVEKARMEPGTYRSITGNVALAYGLIAAAQKAQLPIFLGTYPITPASDILHELSRHKNFGVRTFQAEDEIAGITSAIGAAYGGHLGVTTTSGPGMALKGEAMGLAVMLEIPLVIVNIQRGGPSTGLPTKTEQSDLLQAYYGRNGECPMPIIAASTPSDCFSAIYEASRIAVQHMTPVIFLSDGYIANGAEPWRFPQSSDLAPIEVKFKKGLDEGEEVFFPYQRDENLVRPWAIPGTAGLEHRIGGLEKQNITGNVSYDPENHEVMVKIRQEKVDKIADFLPLQKIELGPEKGKVLVLGWGSTFGAIKSAVLELLSEGHEVAHAHLRHLRPFPKNLAEILSNYEHILVPEINNGQLIKIIRDQFLVDAKGYNKIMGVPITKSELAVKIREILAQ; encoded by the coding sequence ATGCCCAATACTACGATTGAACAGCTGGAAGATGTGGTCATCAAATTTGCCGGGGATAGTGGCGATGGGATGCAACTTACCGGAAGCCAGTTCACTAATAATACGGCCCTAGTGGGAAACGATTTGAGTACTTTCCCGGATTTTCCCGCTGAAATCCGTGCCCCGCAAGGAACCCTGGCCGGTGTGAGCGGTTTCCAACTTCACTTTTCTTCCAATAGAATTTTTACCCCGGGCGATGCCTGCGACGTATTGGTAGCCATGAATGCTGCCGCGCTAAAAGCCAACCTGAAAGGACTTAAAAAGGGTGGAATCATCATAGCAAATTCTGATGGTTTCGACTCTAAGAATCTTAGATTAGCGAATTACCCCGATGGAATTAATCCCCTGGAAGATGGATCATTGGTTGATTATCAATTACATACAATAGATGTTACCAAGATGACCCGCGAGGCTTTAAAAGAGACTACGTTGGGGATGAAGGAAAAAGATAGGGCTAAAAATATGTTTGTCCTGGGCTTCATTTATTGGTTATACAACCGTGATATGTCCAGCACGGAAGATTTCTTGAAGGAGAAATTCGGTAAAAAGCCTGAAATATTAGAAAGTAACCTAAAGGTTTTACATGCCGGCTACCATTTCGGGGAAACCGTTGAAGCTTTTGCTACCCGTTACAAGGTGGAAAAAGCCAGGATGGAACCCGGAACATATAGAAGCATCACCGGGAATGTGGCCCTGGCTTATGGATTGATCGCAGCCGCGCAAAAGGCGCAGTTACCTATATTTCTAGGCACTTATCCCATTACCCCTGCTTCTGATATTCTTCATGAGTTAAGCCGACATAAAAACTTTGGCGTTCGTACTTTCCAGGCGGAAGACGAGATTGCGGGTATCACATCTGCTATTGGCGCCGCTTACGGTGGTCACTTGGGTGTTACTACTACTTCTGGACCCGGCATGGCGCTGAAAGGCGAAGCTATGGGGCTGGCGGTGATGCTTGAAATCCCGCTGGTAATCGTAAATATCCAGAGAGGGGGTCCATCAACCGGTTTGCCTACCAAAACCGAACAATCGGATTTATTACAAGCTTATTACGGTCGTAATGGAGAATGCCCGATGCCTATTATCGCGGCTTCTACCCCGTCTGATTGTTTTAGCGCGATATATGAAGCATCCCGTATCGCGGTACAGCATATGACGCCCGTTATTTTCTTAAGTGATGGTTATATTGCTAATGGTGCCGAACCTTGGCGTTTCCCTCAAAGTAGCGACCTGGCTCCTATCGAGGTGAAATTCAAAAAAGGATTGGATGAGGGTGAAGAAGTGTTTTTCCCATACCAAAGGGATGAGAACCTGGTTCGCCCTTGGGCTATACCGGGAACTGCCGGCCTGGAACACCGCATCGGCGGCTTGGAGAAACAAAACATTACCGGTAATGTCAGCTACGATCCAGAGAACCATGAAGTAATGGTGAAGATCAGGCAGGAAAAAGTGGACAAGATCGCTGATTTCCTCCCCTTGCAGAAGATCGAGCTGGGGCCCGAAAAAGGAAAGGTACTGGTATTGGGATGGGGATCCACTTTCGGAGCTATCAAATCTGCCGTGTTGGAATTATTGAGTGAAGGACATGAAGTGGCACATGCACATTTACGCCATTTGCGGCCTTTCCCTAAGAATTTAGCAGAAATATTAAGTAACTATGAGCATATCCTGGTTCCTGAAATCAATAATGGGCAGTTGATAAAAATTATCCGTGACCAATTTTTGGTAGATGCCAAAGGATATAATAAGATTATGGGCGTACCCATTACCAAGTCAGAATTGGCAGTTAAAATCAGGGAGATTTTAGCACAATAA
- a CDS encoding carboxypeptidase-like regulatory domain-containing protein: MKRIKTSMLALAAIAIGTFAFKAIEGGSIGGTVTPGDAATEAWAVSATDTLKTAVTNGAFSFQNAAAGTYTVVIDAKEPYKDATINDVKVEDGKATDLGEIKLSE; the protein is encoded by the coding sequence ATGAAAAGGATTAAAACTAGCATGTTAGCTCTGGCTGCTATAGCCATCGGTACATTCGCATTTAAAGCTATTGAAGGTGGATCCATTGGAGGTACTGTTACCCCTGGTGATGCAGCAACAGAAGCTTGGGCTGTATCCGCCACGGATACACTTAAAACCGCAGTTACTAACGGCGCTTTTTCCTTCCAAAATGCCGCGGCAGGAACTTACACCGTTGTAATTGATGCCAAAGAACCTTATAAAGATGCGACCATCAACGATGTAAAAGTGGAAGATGGGAAAGCAACAGATCTTGGAGAAATTAAATTATCCGAATAA
- a CDS encoding head GIN domain-containing protein: MMQKAYKKISVYLICFLYILNYSCTRENIFGSGNIKTERRSVSNFESITVEGDLDVWITQDNNRSVKVEAEDNVLKFIETYTSGNTLKIRVRPDIHVKSWITPKVYISNDIYSQLNLAGSGNLYSEDTLQVNALHCELWGSGHIKLAASAEELTSNVQGSGHIDLVGNASDYRSEINGSGSIKALDLSCRNAKIRLNGSGEQVVKVRDYIDIKILGSGIVRYKGNPQKVDTEVLGSGTIVKL; this comes from the coding sequence ATGATGCAAAAAGCTTACAAAAAAATTTCAGTGTATTTAATATGTTTTCTTTACATATTAAATTATTCATGCACCCGTGAGAACATTTTCGGCTCCGGGAATATCAAGACCGAGCGGAGAAGCGTGTCAAACTTCGAATCCATAACGGTTGAAGGTGATTTAGATGTATGGATCACCCAAGATAATAACAGGAGCGTAAAAGTTGAGGCAGAGGACAACGTATTGAAATTCATCGAGACATATACCTCCGGAAATACGCTTAAAATAAGGGTAAGACCGGATATTCACGTAAAAAGTTGGATTACCCCCAAAGTATATATCAGTAATGATATTTACAGCCAACTAAATCTTGCCGGTTCAGGTAACCTTTACAGCGAAGACACTTTGCAAGTAAATGCGCTCCATTGTGAGCTATGGGGTAGCGGTCACATCAAGCTTGCTGCCTCAGCAGAAGAATTAACTAGCAATGTACAGGGGAGCGGGCATATAGACCTGGTGGGGAATGCTAGCGATTACCGCTCCGAGATCAACGGTAGTGGATCTATCAAAGCGCTGGATCTATCCTGCCGGAATGCCAAAATACGTTTAAACGGTTCAGGGGAGCAAGTAGTAAAGGTGCGTGATTATATCGATATCAAGATTTTAGGTAGCGGTATCGTTCGTTATAAAGGAAATCCTCAAAAAGTAGACACCGAGGTCTTAGGTTCAGGTACGATTGTTAAGTTATAG